The Chitinophaga sp. H8 region AAACGCCTGGTACTTGCCAGGCGGTAAGGTAGATGCTGGCGAAACTGCTGCGGAAGCACTTCAGAGAGAAATAAAGGAAGAGCTAAATATTACCCTTCATCCCCAGGACTTAAAGTACTATTATCATATTACAGCACCAGCATATGGAGAGGAGACGAATATCCTGATGGAACAGGACTGTTTTCTTTATGAAATCAATGAACCCATTACACCGGGAAATGAAATAGCTGACGTTCGTTTTTTTGATTTGCCCGCTTACCTGCAAGAATCTGTGCAGGTAGTAGGAGTGATGAAAGCTTTTGAAAGACTGGCACAAGATGGATTGATTTGATATAAGGACTAAATTTGTACTTTAGTATCCCTAAATCACAACCAGGTGTGAAACCCTTATCCCTTCATGCCCTTAACATTAACTCAAATATGAAAAGACGTAATCTTATTACCCCGCTAGTCCTGTTGTCAGGGCTTTTCTTTGTTATGTTCATGATATCCTGCAGTAAAGAAGGCCCTGCTGGTCCTGCTGGCGCCACGGGTGCTAATGGCGCTAATGGTCCTGCCGGCCCTGCTGGTCCCGCTGGCCCCAAAGGTGAAGACGCCTCCGGATCTGTGATCTATTCCGCATGGCTGGATGTACCATTTAAGCCAGATACTGTACAC contains the following coding sequences:
- a CDS encoding NUDIX hydrolase, whose product is MTSDKCIQLFTAGLIVVKDNKLLLAFSKNKNAWYLPGGKVDAGETAAEALQREIKEELNITLHPQDLKYYYHITAPAYGEETNILMEQDCFLYEINEPITPGNEIADVRFFDLPAYLQESVQVVGVMKAFERLAQDGLI